From Coffea arabica cultivar ET-39 chromosome 2e, Coffea Arabica ET-39 HiFi, whole genome shotgun sequence, the proteins below share one genomic window:
- the LOC113727953 gene encoding cytochrome P450 704C1 isoform X2 → MDSSCCCPASVAVAFLFLATIAFAVRIITSKIPERLEKKKRRHHPIGGTMLNQLINFNRLHHYMTELATKYKTYRLISPFRNEVYTSDPANVEYILKTNFENYGKGLYNYTILKDLLGDGIFTVDGDKWREQRKISSFEFSTRVLRDFSSVIFRRNVAKLANIIREATNSNQTFDIQDLFMKATLDSIFRVAFGVELDSMCGSNEEGKKFSNAFDDASAMSLRRYVDIFWKIKKALNIGTEAKLKEKIRVVDDFVYKLIRSKTEQMHESSDDCSWKKEDILSRFLQVTETDSKHPDIQEKVAREIKEETNGRKTTDIAEYTSELSEEALEKMHYLHAALTETLRLYPAVPVDAKICSSDDILPDGFSVKKGDMVAFQPYAMGRMKFIWGDDAKEFRPERWLDVNGCFRPESPFKFTAFQAGPRICLGKEFAYRQMKIFAAVLSRFFVFKLGDERKAVNYRTMINLHIDGGLHVRAFHRLGC, encoded by the exons ATGGATTCTAGCTGTTGTTGTCCTGCTTCTGTGGCTGTCGCTTTTCTGTTTCTTGCGACTATTGCTTTTGCTGTTCGTATAATCACTAGCAAAATTCCAGAAAGGCttgagaagaagaagaggaggcaCCATCCAATTGGTGGCACCATGCTCAACCAGCTGATTAATTTCAATAGGTTGCACCATTATATGACTGAGTTGGCTACAAAGTACAAGACTTACAGATTGATCAGCCCTTTTCGTAATGAAGTTTATACTTCTGATCCAGCTAATGTTGAGTATATCCTCAAAACAAACTTTGAAAATTATGGCAAG GGACTGTACAATTATACCATATTGAAGGACCTATTAGGAGATGGCATATTTACAGTTGATGGTGACAAATGGCGGGAACAAAGAAAGATATCAAGCTTTGAATTCTCCACAAGGGTATTGAGGGATTTTAGCAGTGTCATCTTCAGAAGAAATGTGGCAAAGCTAGCAAACATAATCCGTGAAGCTACAAATTCTAATCAAACATTTGACATTCAA GATCTCTTCATGAAAGCAACATTAGATTCTATATTCAGAGTTGCATTTGGGGTTGAGCTGGACAGCATGTGTGGTTCAAATGAAGAAGGCAAAAAGTTTAGCAATGCATTTGATGATGCAAGTGCTATGAGTCTTAGACGATATGTTGATATCTTTTGGAAGATCAAAAAAGCGCTTAATATTGGAACAGAGGCCAAGTTGAAGGAAAAAATCAGAGTGGTTGATGATTTTGTGTATAAGTTGATTCGTAGTAAGACTGAGCAAATGCACGAATCATCGGATGATTGTTCT TGGAAAAAGGAGGACATTTTGTCAAGATTCTTGCAAGTGACCGAAACAGATTCAAA GCACCCAGATATACAGGAGAAGGTTGCACgagaaataaaagaagaaactaatGGTCGTAAGACGACAGATATTGCAGAATACACTTCCGAATTGAGTGAAGAAGCCCTAGAAAAGATGCACTATCTTCATGCAGCATTGACTGAGACTTTAAGATTGTATCCTGCAGTTCCAGTG GATGCAAAAATATGCTCGTCAGATGACATACTGCCGGATGGTTTCTCTGTGAAGAAAGGAGACATGGTGGCTTTCCAACCATATGCAATGGGGAGAATGAAATTCATATGGGGTGATGATGCTAAAGAATTTAGACCAGAGAGATGGCTTGACGTGAATGGTTGCTTCCGGCCTGAGAGCCCATTTAAATTTACAGCCTTCCAG GCGGGCCCACGAATTTGTCTGGGAAAGGAATTTGCTTATAGGCAAATGAAGATCTTTGCTGCTGTTCTATCGCGATTCTTCGTCTTTAAACTGGGTGATGAGAGGAAGGCTGTGAACTATAGGACAATGATTAACCTTCACATTGATGGGGGACTACATGTTCGTGCCTTCCACAGATTAGGCTGCTAG
- the LOC113727953 gene encoding cytochrome P450 704C1 isoform X1 produces the protein MDSSCCCPASVAVAFLFLATIAFAVRIITSKIPERLEKKKRRHHPIGGTMLNQLINFNRLHHYMTELATKYKTYRLISPFRNEVYTSDPANVEYILKTNFENYGKGLYNYTILKDLLGDGIFTVDGDKWREQRKISSFEFSTRVLRDFSSVIFRRNVAKLANIIREATNSNQTFDIQDLFMKATLDSIFRVAFGVELDSMCGSNEEGKKFSNAFDDASAMSLRRYVDIFWKIKKALNIGTEAKLKEKIRVVDDFVYKLIRSKTEQMHESSDDCSWKKEDILSRFLQVTETDSKYLRDIILNFIIAGKDTTAATLSWFIYMLCRHPDIQEKVAREIKEETNGRKTTDIAEYTSELSEEALEKMHYLHAALTETLRLYPAVPVDAKICSSDDILPDGFSVKKGDMVAFQPYAMGRMKFIWGDDAKEFRPERWLDVNGCFRPESPFKFTAFQAGPRICLGKEFAYRQMKIFAAVLSRFFVFKLGDERKAVNYRTMINLHIDGGLHVRAFHRLGC, from the exons ATGGATTCTAGCTGTTGTTGTCCTGCTTCTGTGGCTGTCGCTTTTCTGTTTCTTGCGACTATTGCTTTTGCTGTTCGTATAATCACTAGCAAAATTCCAGAAAGGCttgagaagaagaagaggaggcaCCATCCAATTGGTGGCACCATGCTCAACCAGCTGATTAATTTCAATAGGTTGCACCATTATATGACTGAGTTGGCTACAAAGTACAAGACTTACAGATTGATCAGCCCTTTTCGTAATGAAGTTTATACTTCTGATCCAGCTAATGTTGAGTATATCCTCAAAACAAACTTTGAAAATTATGGCAAG GGACTGTACAATTATACCATATTGAAGGACCTATTAGGAGATGGCATATTTACAGTTGATGGTGACAAATGGCGGGAACAAAGAAAGATATCAAGCTTTGAATTCTCCACAAGGGTATTGAGGGATTTTAGCAGTGTCATCTTCAGAAGAAATGTGGCAAAGCTAGCAAACATAATCCGTGAAGCTACAAATTCTAATCAAACATTTGACATTCAA GATCTCTTCATGAAAGCAACATTAGATTCTATATTCAGAGTTGCATTTGGGGTTGAGCTGGACAGCATGTGTGGTTCAAATGAAGAAGGCAAAAAGTTTAGCAATGCATTTGATGATGCAAGTGCTATGAGTCTTAGACGATATGTTGATATCTTTTGGAAGATCAAAAAAGCGCTTAATATTGGAACAGAGGCCAAGTTGAAGGAAAAAATCAGAGTGGTTGATGATTTTGTGTATAAGTTGATTCGTAGTAAGACTGAGCAAATGCACGAATCATCGGATGATTGTTCT TGGAAAAAGGAGGACATTTTGTCAAGATTCTTGCAAGTGACCGAAACAGATTCAAAGTACTTGAGAGATATAATACTAAATTTCATAATTGCAGGCAAAGACACGACAGCAGCCACTCTTTCCTGGTTTATTTATATGCTTTGCAGGCACCCAGATATACAGGAGAAGGTTGCACgagaaataaaagaagaaactaatGGTCGTAAGACGACAGATATTGCAGAATACACTTCCGAATTGAGTGAAGAAGCCCTAGAAAAGATGCACTATCTTCATGCAGCATTGACTGAGACTTTAAGATTGTATCCTGCAGTTCCAGTG GATGCAAAAATATGCTCGTCAGATGACATACTGCCGGATGGTTTCTCTGTGAAGAAAGGAGACATGGTGGCTTTCCAACCATATGCAATGGGGAGAATGAAATTCATATGGGGTGATGATGCTAAAGAATTTAGACCAGAGAGATGGCTTGACGTGAATGGTTGCTTCCGGCCTGAGAGCCCATTTAAATTTACAGCCTTCCAG GCGGGCCCACGAATTTGTCTGGGAAAGGAATTTGCTTATAGGCAAATGAAGATCTTTGCTGCTGTTCTATCGCGATTCTTCGTCTTTAAACTGGGTGATGAGAGGAAGGCTGTGAACTATAGGACAATGATTAACCTTCACATTGATGGGGGACTACATGTTCGTGCCTTCCACAGATTAGGCTGCTAG
- the LOC140037084 gene encoding uncharacterized protein — translation MGGKGRRRREKNYRAAHGAGQTGLPPPPDRSSLDALPAKLRKIMSFAESRKAAISGAQKNKGENSRDTELRLDSEDKVGSKITGIRKDKKDGISVVKHPDVDDEAVQSHVNEMKKKRRKRKQVNDLRFEASGDLGVTGSKRKERKKQRLEERKKKRKKIREEENVGFPAQDEVKFGEVVEAPPKLVAVPKVFKTTQDASQERLRIQAVEAYRRRKGWTSRPGVQLPATAILSELS, via the exons ATGGGTGGAAAGGGgaggagaagaagagaaaagaattaCAGAGCAGCTCATGGAGCCGGCCAAACTGGACTTCCACCCCCACCTGATCGCTCCTCCCTCGACGCTCTTCCCGCCAAACTACGCAAAATCATGTCTTTTGCTG AGAGTAGAAAGGCAGCAATTAGCGGTGCGCAGAAGAATAAAGGAGAAAATAGTAGAGATACAGAGCTG AGACTTGATTCAGAGGATAAAGTTGGATCTAAAATTACTGGGAtcagaaaagataaaaaagatgGGATTTCAGTGGTAAAACATCCCGATGTTGATGATGAGGCTGTTCAGAGTCatgtgaatgaaatgaaaaagaaaaggaggaaaaggaaGCAAGTCAATGACCTTCGATTTGAAGCATCAGGGGACTTGGGTGTTACTGGATCCAAAAGGAAAGAGCGCAAGAAACA GCgcttggaagaaagaaaaaagaaacgcaAGAAGATCAGGGAAGAGGAGAATGTGGGCTTCCCAGCTCAGGATGAAGTAAAATTTGGAGAGGTTGTCGAAGCTCCCCCAAAGCTTGTTGCAGTTCCTAAG GTATTCAAGACCACTCAGGATGCATCACAAGAAAGACTGCGTATACAGGCAGTTGAGGCCTACAGGAGACGCAAAGGCTGGACATCAAGGCCCGGGGTTCAGCTTCCAGCTACTGCAATTTTGTCAGAACTTTCATAG
- the LOC140037083 gene encoding cytochrome P450 704C1-like, with the protein MTFCRDMDVLYSIFITVLTLTLVLLIPVAALVLKFFIEKFIRNKKYPPVVGTVFHELFYLDRLYDYQTELAKRQPTVRFLGPDQSEIYTTDSRNVEHILKTNFYKYSIGTNNQDIVTDLFGQGIFAVDGEKWRQQRKLASFEFSTRVLRDFSCTVFRRNAAKLVAKVGELSQASQVFDIHELLMRCTLDSIFKVGFGVDLNCLEGSGDEVTKFIRAFDDANELIYWRYVDPFWKLKRYLNVGCEASLKQNIKVIYHFVDELIKTKRKLLELRNDFNDKEDILSRFLVESRKDPEKMTDQYLRDIILNFMIAGKDATANTLSWFFYMLCKNPLIQERVAEEVKDVTGNQCSENSIDDFMASITDEILEKMHYLHATLTETLRLYPGVPVDGRCADADDILPDGSQVKQGDGVYYMSYAMGRMPYIWGEDAEDFRPERWLKNGIFQPESPYKFVAFHAGPRTCLGKDFAYRQMKILSAALLYYYKFRLGDDAARVTYRTMFTLHIKGGLHIQAITRTGLRKT; encoded by the exons ATGACCTTCTGCAGAGATATGGATGTCCTCTATTCAATCTTCATCACCGTTTTAACCTTAACGCTGGTTCTATTGATACCAGTTGCAGCTTTGGTACTCAAATTTTTCATCGAAAAATTTATCAGAAACAAGAAATACCCGCCAGTGGTTGGAACTGTGTTTCATGAACTCTTTTACTTAGACAGACTCTACGATTACCAAACAGAACTGGCAAAAAGACAACCCACTGTTAGATTCCTTGGCCCGGATCAGAGTGAAATATACACAACTGATTCGAGAAATGTCGAGCACATACTTAAAACCAACTTTTATAAGTATTCAATAGGCACAAATAATCAAGATATAGTAACAGACTTATTTGGCCAAGGAATCTTTGCTGTAGATGGTGAGAAGTGGAGGCAGCAGAGGAAGCTAGCAAGCTTTGAGTTCTCAACAAGGGTTTTGAGAGATTTCAGCTGCacagttttcagaagaaacgcagcaaaattggttgcaaaagTTGGTGAGCTTTCTCAGGCCAGCCAAGTTTTTGACATACAT GAATTGCTAATGAGATGCACGCTGGATTCAATATTCAAAGTTGGATTTGGAGTAGATCTGAATTGCCTTGAAGGATCAGGCGACGAGGTGACCAAATTTATCAGGGCCTTTGATGACGCAAATGAACTAATATACTGGCGCTATGTCGATCCATTCTGGAAGCTCAAACGGTACCTCAATGTTGGCTGTGAAGCGTCCCTTAAACAGAACATCAAAGTCATCTATCATTTCGTAGATGAGTTGATCAAGACCAAGAGGAAACTGTTAGAGCTGCGAAATGATTTT AATGACAAGGAGGACATCCTCTCAAGGTTTCTGGTGGAAAGCAGGAAGGATCCAGAGAAGATGACTGATCAATATCTACGGGACATTATTCTGAATTTCATGATTGCAGGAAAAGATGCTACTGCAAACACTCTTTCATGGTTTTTCTATATGCTTTGCAAGAACCCTCTGATCCAGGAAAGAGTTGCAGAGGAGGTGAAAGATGTTACAGGCAATCAGTGCAGTGAAAATAGTATTGATGATTTTATGGCAAGTATTACTGACGAAATACTAGAGAAGATGCATTATCTTCATGCAACCCTGACTGAGACCTTGAGGCTATATCCTGGAGTTCCAGTG GACGGAAGGTGCGCAGATGCTGATGACATTCTTCCTGACGGTTCTCAAGTGAAACAAGGGGATGGTGTTTACTACATGTCCTATGCGATGGGCAGGATGCCTTACATTTGGGGAGAAGATGCTGAGGATTTTCGACCTGAAAGATGGCTCAAGAATGGAATCTTCCAACCTGAATCGCCATACAAATTCGTAGCTTTCCAT GCTGGACCTCGAACATGTTTAGGCAAAGATTTTGCTTATCGCCAGATGAAGATACTGTCAGCGGCCCTTCTTTACTACTACAAGTTCAGATTAGGTGATGATGCAGCAAGGGTAACTTACAGAACAATGTTTACACTGCACATCAAAGGAGGCCTTCATATTCAAGCTATTACAAGAACTGGCCTGAGGAAAACATAA